A portion of the Apis mellifera strain DH4 linkage group LG6, Amel_HAv3.1, whole genome shotgun sequence genome contains these proteins:
- the LOC550700 gene encoding vacuolar protein sorting-associated protein 53 homolog translates to MEGHEDDELEDLNSTIYTFPPNVQNVIEQVLPSTDPLDQPNFNVVDYINSLFPTEQSLSNIDDVVNNMELKIRNIDKEIRSVVRGQTNVGQDGRAALEDAQKVIKQLFVHIKDIKDKAEQSEEVVKEITRDIKQLDFAKRNLTASITALNHLHMLVEGVDTLKVLTQKKQYGEIVLPLQAVMEVMQHFNSYMDIPQVKQLSDEVRQIHVELAQQITADFKQAFSGQNPKYFNQLTEGCLVLSVLDPKVKKDLLTWFVGIQLQEYAHLFDENQDFAWLDKIDRRYAWIKKHLFDFESKFGAIFPQDWEISERIAVQFCHVTREDLTKLMHKRRAEIDVKLLLYAIQRTSNFESLLAKRFSGITLENLDVGNKKNTTDMTDNKVPGNPFEQNEQVQNEKPKPSSFLNLIGRCFEPYLNIYIESLDRNLADLMDKFVSDSKTQPPGAKDSDGIEGPSSVLSSCADLFVFYKKCMLQCTQLSTGSIMLSLAETFQKYLREYALKILQNNLPKIGGSAGIATSMSSIRDFRDLSTSGFIQNFQSFLKEGESTRFSKEEQSRICCILTTAEYCLETTQQLEEKLREKTDKCYAEKINLSQEQDIFHNVISNCIQLLVQDLESACESALTAMTKVQWGAIEVVGDQSNYVNTIVAHLRQTIPTIRDRLSSCRKYFTQLCVKFASSFIIKLVQQLYKCKPLNTVGAEQLLLDVHMLKTALLDLPSTGYQVQRKAPATYTKVVVKGMASAEMILKIVMSPIESPKDFVKQCRIRLPDLQAPEFQKILDMKGLKKTEQVLLLEQFKQPENTDVSHDIRSHIIQDSPEHEAGRIKRLEKLIKKRI, encoded by the exons atggaAGGACACGAAGATGATGAATTAGAAGATTTAAATTCAACTATTTATACATTTCCACCAAATGTACAAAATGTCATTGAACAG GTTTTGCCTAGTACGGATCCATTGGACCAACCAAATTTTAATGTagtagattatataaattcattgttCCCAACAGAACAGTCTCTATCGAATATAGATGATGTAGTAAATaatatggaattaaaaatacgcAATATAGACAAAGAAATTCGTTCTGTAGTACGTGGACAAACAAATGTAGGTCAAGATGGAAGAGCAGCATTAGAAGATGCACAGAaagtaataaaacaattatttgtgcatatcaaagatattaaagataaagcaGAACAATCTGAAGAAGTTGTCAAAGAAATAACAAgggatattaaacaattagaCTTTGCTAAAAGAAATCTCACTGCCTCAATAACAGCATTGAATCACTTACATATGCTTGTGGAAGGTGTAGATACTTTAaa agtaTTAACacaaaagaaacaatatgGTGAAATTGTTTTACCATTACAAGCAGTGATGGAAGTGATGCAACATTTTAATAGTTACATGGATATACCTCAAGTAAAACAATTGTCTGACGaa gtACGTCAAATACATGTTGAGTTGGCTCAACAAATTACAGCAGATTTTAAACAAGCATTTTCTGGTCaaaatccaaaatattttaatcaacttACAGAAGGTTGTTTAGTGTTGTCTGTTTTGGATCCTAAAGTCAA gaaaGATCTCCTTACCTGGTTCGTAGGTATTCAATTACAAGAATATGCACATCTCTTTGATGAAAATCAAGATTTTGCATGGTTGGATAAAATAGATCGACGCTATGCTTGgataaagaaacatttatttgattttgaatcaaaatttGGTGCAATTTTTCCTCAAGATTGGGAAATATCTGAACGAATTGCTGTGCAATTTTGTCATGTTACAAGAGAAGATCTTACAAAATTAATGCATAAGAGACGTGCTGAAATAGATGTCAAACTATTACTTTATGCAATTCAAAGGACTAGTAATTTTGAATCATTATTAGCAAAAAGATTTAGTGGTATTACTTTAGAAAATTTGGAtgtaggaaataaaaaaaatactacagACATGACTGATAATAAAGTTCCAGGCAATCCATTTGAACAAAATGAAcaa gTACAAAATGAGAAACCAAAACcatcatcatttttaaatctcaTAGGAAGATGTTTTGaaccatatttaaatatttatatagaaagcTTAGATCGTAATCTGGCAGATCTAATGGATAAATTTGTATCAGATTCTAAAACACAACCACCTGGTGCTAAAGATAGTGATGGTATTGAGGGTCCTAGTAGTGTGTTATCCTCGTGTGCAGATctgtttgtattttataaaaaatgtatgttaCAATGTACACAACTTAGTACAGGTTCAATTATGTTAAGTTTAGCggaaacttttcaaaaatatttacgtgAATATGCtcttaaaatattgcaaaataatttacctAA AATTGGGGGTAGTGCGGGAATTGCTACCAGTATGAGTAGTATACGTGATTTTCGAGATCTTTCAACATCAGGTTTTATACAGAATTTCCAAAGTTTTCTAAAGGAAGGTGAAAGCACTAGATTTAGTAAAGAAGAACAATCGCGTATATGCTG tatATTAACAACTGCTGAATATTGCTTAGAAACAACACAacaattggaagaaaaactACGAGAAAAAACAGATAAATGTTAtgcagaaaaaattaatctgtcTCAAGaacaagatatttttcataa tgtTATATCAAATTGTATACAATTACTTGTTCAAGATTTAGAATCTGCATGTGAATCTGCATTAACTGCAATGACAAag gTTCAGTGGGGTGCCATAGAAGTTGTTGGTGATCAAAGTAATTATGTTAATACTATTGTGGCACATCTTCGACAAACGATACCTACTATCAGAGATAGATTATCCTcatgtagaaaatattttactcaaCTCTGTGTAAAATTTGCAAG ttcattcataataaaattagtacaACAATTGTATAAGTGTAAACCATTAAATACCGTAGGTGCCGAACAATTGTTGCTAGATGTACACATGTTAAAAACTGCTCTCTTAGATCTTCCATCAACAGGTTATCAAGTTCAAAGAAAAGCACCTGCTACATATACTAaa gtAGTAGTGAAAGGCATGGCAAGTGCTGAAATGATTCTTAAAATTGTAATGTCTCCAATAGAATCTCCAAAAGACTTTGTAAAACAATGTAGAATACGTCTACCAGATTTACAAGCACCagaatttcaaaagatattgGATATGaag GGTCTGAAAAAAACAGAACAAGTTTTACTATTAGAACAATTTAAGCAACCTGAGAATACAGACGTTTCTCATGATATTAGGAGTCATATCATTCAAGATAGCCCAGAACATGAAGCCGGACGAataaaaagattggaaaagttaataaaaaaaagaatatga